From Phenylobacterium immobile (ATCC 35973), a single genomic window includes:
- the uvrA gene encoding excinuclease ABC subunit UvrA translates to MADQQNMIRVRGAREHNLKDVSVDIPRGELVVLTGLSGSGKSSLAFDTIYAEGQRRYVESLSAYARQFLELMSKPDVDLIEGLSPAISIEQKTTSRNPRSTVGTVTEIHDYMRLLWARVGVPYSPATGLPIESQTISQMVDKLAAIDEGTRLYLLAPVIRGRKGEYRKEIAEWQKAGFQRLKINGEFYPIEDAPTLDKKFKHDIDIVVDRLVAKAGLESRYADSLETALKLADGIAVAEWADKDPTEEEPRRLIFSEKFACPVSGFTISEIEPRLFSFNNPYGACPVCDGLGAKLAFDVDRVVPDKDKTLHQGAIAPWSRGPSPLYTQTLQALSQHYGFPMDAPFHRLPEQARQVVLYGSGTDKIRFIYDDNARKYEVSKTFEGVLPNLERRWRETDSAWVREELGRYQSETPCTACEGYRLKPEALAVKIDGNHIGQVSRLSIRHAQEWFEALDGKLTDKQMEIARRILKEITDRLRFLVNVGLDYLNMSRNSGTLSGGESQRIRLASQIGSGLTGVLYVLDEPSIGLHQRDNTRLLTSLKGLRDLGNSVLVVEHDEEAILTADHVIDMGPAAGVHGGSVIAEGKPADIMANPKSITGQYLSGAREIEVPLERRPISKKRVLRVSGATGNNLKGVTGEIPLGTFTCITGVSGGGKSTFTIETLYKAAARRLHNASDAPAPHDRIEGLEQFDKVIDIDQSPIGRTPRSNPATYTGAFQPIRDWFAGLPESKARGYGPGRFSFNVKGGRCEACQGDGLIKIEMHFLPDVYVTCDVCHGKRYNRETLDVVFKGKTIADVLDMTVEEAAEFFKAVPPIREKMDTLKRVGLGYVKVGQQATTLSGGEAQRVKLSKELSRRATGKTLYILDEPTTGLHFEDVKQLLEVLHELVDQGNTVVVIEHNLDVVKTADWLLDFGPEGGDGGGEIVAFGTPEQVAANPRSWTGRYLAELLERHETRRKARRRKLA, encoded by the coding sequence ATGGCCGACCAGCAGAACATGATCCGCGTCCGCGGGGCGCGTGAGCACAATCTGAAAGACGTAAGCGTGGACATTCCGCGCGGCGAGCTTGTGGTGCTGACCGGGCTGTCCGGGTCGGGTAAGAGCTCGCTCGCCTTCGACACCATCTACGCCGAGGGCCAGCGCCGCTATGTGGAGAGCCTCTCGGCCTATGCGCGGCAGTTCCTGGAGCTGATGAGCAAGCCAGATGTGGACCTGATCGAGGGTCTGTCGCCGGCGATCTCCATCGAGCAGAAGACGACCAGTCGCAATCCGCGCTCGACAGTCGGCACCGTGACCGAGATCCACGACTATATGCGCCTGCTTTGGGCGCGGGTGGGCGTCCCCTATTCGCCGGCCACGGGCCTGCCGATCGAGAGCCAGACCATCAGCCAGATGGTCGACAAGCTGGCGGCCATCGACGAGGGCACGCGCCTCTATCTGCTGGCGCCGGTGATCCGCGGCCGCAAGGGCGAGTACCGCAAAGAGATCGCCGAGTGGCAGAAGGCCGGCTTCCAGCGGCTGAAGATCAACGGCGAATTCTATCCGATCGAGGATGCGCCGACCCTCGACAAGAAGTTCAAGCACGACATCGACATCGTCGTGGACCGGCTGGTCGCCAAGGCCGGGCTGGAGAGCCGCTACGCAGACAGCCTGGAGACGGCGCTGAAGCTGGCGGACGGCATCGCCGTGGCCGAATGGGCCGACAAGGACCCCACCGAGGAGGAGCCGCGCCGGCTGATCTTCTCAGAGAAGTTCGCCTGTCCGGTCTCCGGCTTCACCATCAGCGAGATCGAGCCCCGGCTGTTCTCGTTCAACAATCCCTACGGCGCCTGCCCGGTGTGCGACGGCCTGGGGGCGAAGCTGGCCTTCGACGTCGACCGCGTCGTGCCGGACAAGGACAAGACCCTGCACCAGGGGGCGATCGCGCCCTGGTCGCGCGGCCCCTCGCCGCTCTACACCCAGACGCTGCAAGCCTTGTCGCAACACTACGGCTTCCCGATGGATGCGCCGTTCCACAGGCTGCCGGAGCAGGCGCGACAGGTGGTGCTGTACGGCTCGGGCACGGACAAGATCCGCTTCATCTATGACGACAACGCCCGCAAGTACGAGGTCTCCAAGACCTTCGAAGGCGTGCTGCCGAACCTGGAGCGCCGATGGCGCGAGACCGACAGCGCGTGGGTGCGCGAGGAGCTTGGGCGCTATCAGTCGGAGACGCCGTGCACAGCCTGCGAGGGCTATCGCCTGAAGCCGGAAGCCCTGGCGGTGAAGATCGACGGCAACCACATCGGCCAGGTCAGCCGGCTGTCCATCCGCCACGCCCAGGAATGGTTCGAGGCTCTGGACGGCAAGCTCACGGACAAACAGATGGAGATCGCCCGGCGGATTCTGAAGGAGATCACCGACCGGCTGCGGTTCCTGGTGAACGTCGGCCTCGACTATCTGAACATGTCGCGCAATTCGGGCACCCTCTCGGGCGGCGAGAGCCAGCGCATCCGCTTGGCCAGCCAGATCGGCTCAGGGCTCACCGGCGTGCTCTATGTGCTGGATGAGCCGTCGATCGGCCTGCATCAGCGCGACAACACCCGCCTGCTGACCAGCCTGAAGGGCCTGCGGGACCTCGGCAATTCGGTCCTGGTCGTCGAGCACGACGAAGAGGCGATCCTGACCGCCGACCACGTCATCGACATGGGTCCGGCCGCCGGCGTCCATGGCGGCAGCGTGATCGCCGAGGGCAAGCCGGCCGACATCATGGCGAACCCGAAGAGCATCACCGGCCAGTATCTGTCGGGCGCGCGGGAGATCGAGGTGCCGCTGGAGCGCCGGCCGATCTCCAAGAAGCGCGTGCTGCGGGTCTCCGGCGCCACGGGCAACAATCTGAAGGGCGTCACCGGGGAGATCCCGCTCGGCACCTTCACCTGCATCACCGGGGTGAGCGGCGGCGGCAAGTCGACCTTCACCATCGAGACTCTCTACAAGGCCGCCGCGCGCCGGCTGCACAACGCCTCCGACGCGCCGGCCCCGCATGATCGGATCGAGGGGCTGGAGCAGTTCGACAAGGTCATCGACATCGACCAGTCGCCGATCGGACGGACCCCGCGGTCGAACCCGGCCACCTACACCGGCGCCTTCCAGCCGATTCGCGACTGGTTCGCGGGGCTGCCGGAGTCCAAGGCCCGCGGCTACGGGCCCGGGCGGTTCAGCTTCAACGTCAAGGGCGGCCGCTGCGAGGCCTGCCAGGGCGACGGGCTGATCAAGATCGAGATGCACTTCCTGCCCGACGTCTACGTCACCTGCGATGTCTGCCACGGCAAGCGCTACAACCGCGAAACCCTGGACGTGGTGTTCAAGGGCAAGACCATCGCCGATGTCCTCGACATGACCGTTGAGGAAGCCGCAGAGTTCTTCAAGGCGGTGCCGCCGATCCGCGAGAAGATGGATACGCTGAAGCGCGTGGGCCTGGGCTATGTGAAGGTCGGCCAGCAGGCGACGACGCTCTCCGGCGGCGAGGCCCAGCGGGTCAAGCTTTCGAAGGAGCTGTCGCGCCGGGCGACGGGCAAGACCCTCTACATTCTGGATGAGCCGACGACCGGCCTCCACTTCGAAGACGTGAAGCAGCTTCTCGAAGTGCTCCACGAACTGGTCGACCAGGGCAACACCGTGGTTGTCATCGAGCACAATCTGGACGTGGTGAAGACAGCAGACTGGCTGTTGGACTTCGGCCCTGAGGGCGGCGACGGCGGCGGCGAGATCGTAGCCTTCGGCACCCCGGAACAGGTGGCGGCCAACCCGCGCAGCTGGACCGGCCGCTATCTGGCCGAGTTGCTCGAGCGGCACGAGACGCGGCGCAAGGCGCGCCGCCGCAAGCTGGCCTAG